The window TATATCGCGTTTATGGCATTCCTGCTCGCACTGATTTTCCGGGCGGTTGCCATTGAATTCCGGAGTAAGCAGCCCATGAAATGGTGGCGACAGATGTGGGATAGGGGATTTGCGTTTGGCAGTGTGCTGGCAGCATTTCTCCTGGGCGTTGCTATGGGGAATATCGCCTACGGAATCCCGCTCACCGAAAATCATGTCTTCGCCGGTTCGTTCTTTGATTTAATACGGCCGTATACCGTATTTACCGGGATCACCACCGTCGCCCTGTTTATGATGCACGGTGCAATTTATGGTGTCCTGAAAACCGAAGGGGAGCTCCACGATAAACTCCGGAGCTGGGTACAGAATACCATTGTTTTTTTCATCCTGAGTTATGCCGTTACGACAATATATACCTTATTATATGTCCCGCAGATGACAGCGCTGATAGAACAACATCCAATGCTGTTTGTTGTGCCGCTCATTACCGTATTAGCGATTGCGAATATTCCCAGAGAATACACGAAGAATAATGATTTCCGTGCATTCCTGAGTTCCATCGCAGCAGTACTATCGCTACTGGCATTATTCGGGTTGGGGATATATCCGAACATGGTGTACTCATTTCCAAACCCGGAGCACAGTCTGACTATCTACAATGCGGCGTCCTCACAGAAAACACTAAAGATAATGCTCATCATTGCATCCATAGGTATGCCGCTGGTGATCGGCTACACATCAAGTATTTATTATATATTCCGGGGAAAGGTTAAGATAACCGAAGAAAGTTATTAGAGAGAAAACTACGGACGTAGTTTAAGAGGGTAGTTCTGATTACTTGATTAGTCCGAAACCAACTTTCTTGTAGATTTTCGCACTATTAATTCCGGACGCAGCAATAATTTCTGCGGGGGCAGTTGTTCGGACGCCTCGATTGCATCAATGAGTAATTCCGCGGCTTTTTGGCCCAATTCTATCTTGGGCGTATGGATCGTCGTAAGTGGAATTGGGAACCGTTTGGCAAATTCAATATCATCATCGCCGATCACGGATACGTCTCCTGGAACGTCGATGCCTAATTCAGTCAATGCAGCAATAGCCCCCAATGCGATAAGGTCGTTATAACATACGATGGCCGTGGGATATTCATCGGTAGGAAGATCCCGGAAGTAGGACATGGCGGTTTCGTATCCGCCCTCCAGCCGGGAGCCCGAGGAGACGAGCACCTTATCCTCCTGGAAGACGAGAGAACTTTCGCTGTAAGCTTCACGAACGCCACGAATTCGATCCATAGTGTGCGAAGTATATTCCGGCCCGGAAAAGTGGATGATTTTCGAGTGGCCGGAGTCGATAAGATATTTTACTGCACTTTTAGTTGAAGACACGTGATCGATATCTACGACCGAAGCATGGATTCCCTGCACTTTTTCCAGGAGAACAAAAGGATAATTCAAGCTCTGGAGCTGGAACAGGTGGGAAAATTCTGCATCAGGATCGCTCAGTGACGGCGCAATAATCACTCCGTTCACGTCTTTGTTCGTCAGCTGATCGATGATAACCTTTTCCTGCCGGAAATTTCCCTCGGAACTGGTGACGAATACTGTATAACCCTTGGATTTGGCATATTGACGGATGCCAGAGACGACATCGGTATAATACGGGTTATCCAGCTCTTTAACTACCACACCAATGCAGGGGAACGAGCGTTCGCGTTTCAGGTTTCTGGCTGTGCCCCGTGGGCGATAGTTTAATTCGTTCATCGCCTCAATAACCGTATCACGGGTAATCTGAGTTACGCCCGGTTTATTATTAATAACATTGGAAACCGTCGCTGTAGATACTCCGGCACGCTTGGCGACGTCGCTTATCGTTGTGTTGGCCATAATATTCTATCCCGTATTCAGTATACCACTATGTTAAAACAGCATAATTGTGTTCAGTAAAAGTCTGCCATTAGGATTTCAGGCAGGAATGAAGTGTCAGGAGAAATTGTTCCAAAACACCGGCTGAAATTAACATGGAATGTATTTTATTGCAAAGTTTCATTCCGAAATATCTTGAATTAACCTGTAGTTCATATTACCTTTTTATTAACCAATTTATTAACAATAAAATCGGTTTAATTTAATATAGTAATACTGTTGAGCGGACGCCAGCAGATTTTACCTGAGTCGTCGACAGTATACTGGTTACTAGAAGATGGCATAAGGCTCCTATATTGCCACCCTTCATGCACCTGAGCCGAGCTTACGGATAATCCGGGATCCAACTGCCCGGTGAATTAATAAGCTTCTTATTTTAACAAGACGCCTAGGTGAATAATCCGTTTCTATTTCTCTAACATGACATTAATTAAGTGAAGGAGGGACCGCACATGAGTACATCAACACAGCGTCGGAATTTTTGGGCAATCCTGTTTATCGTGGTATTGGCGCTTGCGCTGATTCCCGGAACGCAATTATTTGCGGCAGAGGGTGAAGCCACGCTGGTTGTGGACGCACAGAAAGAGCTCGAAACGATTAATAAGAACATTTACGGCCATTTTGCCGAACATCTCGGGTATTGTATTTATAAGGGGTTCTGGGTTGGGGAGGATAGCGACATCCCAAACACCCGCGGGATAAGGAATGATGTCGTCGATGCGCTGAAAAGGGCGCAGGTTCCCGTATTGCGGTGGCCCGGCGGCTGTTTTGCCGACACCTATCATTGGAAGGATGGAATAGGTCCCAGGGATGAACGGCCAACCCGCGTCAACATGTTCTGGGGGAATGTACTCGAAACGAACGCATTTGGCACACACGAATTCATGGATCTGTGCGAACAGTTAAACACGGAACCGTATATGGCCGGGAATGTCGGCTCGGGTTCCCCCCAAGAGATGAACGAATGGGTGGAATACATGACGTATCCGGGCGAGAGCACGCTGGCGAATATGCGCCGGGCAAACGGTCAGGATGATCCATGGAATATTACCTACTGGGGCGTTGGCAATGAAAACTGGGGCTGCGGTGGTGAAATGACGGCTGGATATTATGCCGACCTGTATAAGAGATTTGCTACCTACCTTCGTGACTATGGGGAGAGCAATTTGTACCTGATCGCCGGCGGACCCGGTGGGCGCGATGCGGACTGGCTGGAAGTCCTGATGCGCGAAGCCGGCAACGAGATGGACGGGATCTCCATGCATTACTATACGGTGCCAAACACCTGAAGCAACAAGGGCTCTTCAA is drawn from Candidatus Neomarinimicrobiota bacterium and contains these coding sequences:
- the cydB gene encoding cytochrome d ubiquinol oxidase subunit II, producing MDLNIIWFILVGILFAGYAMLDGFDLGIGALHLFTKSDKERRLMINSIGPVWDGNEVWLVTGGGALFAAFPEAYATVFSGFYIAFMAFLLALIFRAVAIEFRSKQPMKWWRQMWDRGFAFGSVLAAFLLGVAMGNIAYGIPLTENHVFAGSFFDLIRPYTVFTGITTVALFMMHGAIYGVLKTEGELHDKLRSWVQNTIVFFILSYAVTTIYTLLYVPQMTALIEQHPMLFVVPLITVLAIANIPREYTKNNDFRAFLSSIAAVLSLLALFGLGIYPNMVYSFPNPEHSLTIYNAASSQKTLKIMLIIASIGMPLVIGYTSSIYYIFRGKVKITEESY
- a CDS encoding LacI family transcriptional regulator, with translation MANTTISDVAKRAGVSTATVSNVINNKPGVTQITRDTVIEAMNELNYRPRGTARNLKRERSFPCIGVVVKELDNPYYTDVVSGIRQYAKSKGYTVFVTSSEGNFRQEKVIIDQLTNKDVNGVIIAPSLSDPDAEFSHLFQLQSLNYPFVLLEKVQGIHASVVDIDHVSSTKSAVKYLIDSGHSKIIHFSGPEYTSHTMDRIRGVREAYSESSLVFQEDKVLVSSGSRLEGGYETAMSYFRDLPTDEYPTAIVCYNDLIALGAIAALTELGIDVPGDVSVIGDDDIEFAKRFPIPLTTIHTPKIELGQKAAELLIDAIEASEQLPPQKLLLRPELIVRKSTRKLVSD